In Portunus trituberculatus isolate SZX2019 chromosome 28, ASM1759143v1, whole genome shotgun sequence, the genomic stretch TCCCGAGGAGCTCAATGATGTGAGCCAGATGGTCCTCGTCCCGGGTGTAGTCTGTCCCGCTGTGAGGCTCAAACAGGTAGTCTCCTGTGGCCAGCTCAAAGGCCTGAGGATGCACCAAGGCAGGCATCAACAAGGTGGGACTTTGATGTACATACAATGATAACAAAGAAGTCTCAGGTAACTATTACAGATGAATGAGGaactagaaaaaagaatatccaggaagacaagaataaaattaacaaaacaaaaaaatatgcaaagaggAAACAATGGTCATGTCAATGAAAGAACAGATGAACAGCAATTTGGAAATTAATCAACCACCTCAAAAATCTCTGCAAATTGGAATCAATCATAAACTTTGATTTGTTTCATTTAATAAATTTTCACTGATTCTGAGATAAAATTCTGAGTCTTGTttgtgaataaaaataaaatttttgtATAGTGACAAGACAAAGTTGTTCCTGAATTCAGTGTTTATGAACAAAGATCTTGCAGTGTGTGAACAGCAGGCGGCACATTGCTCACCATACAGGCAGTGCTCCAGATATCAGCAGGGGCACCGTAGCCAGCCCCAAGCAGCACCTCCAGACACCGGTACTGTCGGGTCTGGATATCCTCTGTAAAGTGGTGGTCCACCCAGCAGGCATTGCCCAGGTCAGCAATCTTGACCTTCATGTCGCACACCTCGTGGACTGGATCTGGGACGTGGTCGATGGATTTGTGGTCGGGACAGGAGGCCACCCTTCGCATCCctccgctgctgccgccactgccaatattgccactgccaccaccactgttgccaCTATTGAAGTTGGTGAAGTTGGTGCCAATTTCCTCCCCGTCTGAGAAGAAAACCGGGTGTTTCAGGGCCTTGGTGTCAcctgtgtgtggtggagtgggAAAATGAGTATCATCTggggagaaaaaagaacttTACAAGGATTCCTGGACTATATGAGGGGCTTCTGATAAACCCCTACATATGAGACCTTACAAATTCTTACATATATTTACAATTTATCTCATAAATTTCCATGAGGGAAATTCTTCCCCATTATAATTCAGTATTTTCAACATTGTTTAAATTTCTCATATCTCTAGGACCAGTATCATCATTTAACAGCACAATATCAGAAAACATTTACAGATTCATTAGCCACATATACATTGTGaggagacacaaacacaaagtgAACAAACAGCCTAAAACAAATGTCTGGACTTACTGCTTTTCAAGGCAGGAGGATGCAAAGGCTCTATTGAAAAAACAATTGTtagtagagtaaaaaaaagtcaacataTAGGATGACTATGAAAATAATTCCACACCCAGAGACTAATGCACTATCAAAACTATTCCTCTGAACACAAGGAGTTGGCAATTAGGGAATGTGGTTAGCAGGGATTTATTTGGGGGAGAAGCTCAAATTGGAAACAAGCAACAATGTaagcagaaaaacaaacagctcTATAAAATGGGGATGTAAATCTATCTAATCAAACTATTCAAGACAGCCCCCTTCTATGCCTATGTAAAATCAATACTGCTGCTCATATGATGTCAGCACCTTCATCCTCAGGTGGAAGTCTCATGTCAGGAGTGATTTCAGACTCAGAACGGCCCAGCACTGGTCTGGGGCAGTCATGGCCATTCATGAGAGGGTCAAGGGTGAGCCCCACAGCCCCTCCTGGACGCACATCACCTTCACACATCTCAGCCAGACTCTTGCGATGTTCTGTGACCAATTACAAAACAGCTGTTAGTCATGCAACTCAAAACTAGGGCATGAATTAGTCTgtaagtcacacacacaaaacacacaaatggatttttaagaagaaaaagagaatgattaTATACAAACCTGATGAGTGCAGAGGTGAGCAGATGAGACAATGAAGGACAGAATATAAATCTTActcaactaaaaaaaatactgaaaatttaaaaaacaatatataactTCCTTTCCctgagaaaatattgaaaaatcaagatatatgtattttgtatatttttctacagcaataagaaaaaaaactaaggaaagGTAAGTATCTACTGATCACTTACAGGACCTGCATCAGCCTGATGTGTAGTTCCTGCCACAAGGTTTTCTCCTTTGAACCTCCAGCTATCCATCTGTGTTTTAGCTTACCCATGATTCTTTTGCAGACTCTTTCACTCAATAACGTTCATataataaaaccaaaaaatTTAAATCTTCCCAAAAACCTTCAGCATACACCGTAGCAGCTCATGAGGAGATCAATGAGTACACAGTGAGGGACTGGTACTCACACTGGGGCCTAGAGGTGCGGCAAACACCTTTTTGGCAGCAGTGTCTGAGCGGCAACACAACAGAAACCCAGCAAAACTCAACACAACATGCCATAACATAGGGAGAGGTAAAACAAGGCATGGGGGGTACAATGGTCAGTAGAGAATGGGATGGACAGCATGGGGAAGAAGGCCTCAGTGCAAAAAAGTGCAAAGACACCAAGCAGAGGGGAGGCCTTACCCAGCTTCTGTTgggcctcctcctccagggtgaGGGTGGGAGTGATGAGGCAGGGCTGGTCAAGGGGTGGTGGGTGTAGCTGTGGGTGAGACTGGCTGAGCTTTGCTTCACCCTCCTGCAGCAACAgtggctgctgctcctgctgtgcTTTGGATGGCACCTCCTCCAGACTCTTTTGCTTCTctagctgttgctgctgctgctgctgctgttgcctttgcatctgcttctgctgctgctgctgttgttgctgctgctgttgctgctgctgttgtggctgctgctgcagctgctgctgttgctgctgttgttgctgctgctgctgctgtccatTGGTTTGAATCTCAATGCTCGGCTCCTCCAGGCTGGAGTCGTTACTCAACACTGGACACAGAGAAATGCATGTATTAAGGCCAACACATCTCATCATCACATTCAAGGCTTATTTCTCACTAGTCACCTGTATTCTTGCCTCAAGCTACCATCACCTCACCTATCCTTGGCTACAAGAGCCTCACCTgttgtattagtggtggtgatgtcacaAGCCTCCAGAGCCTGTCgagcttccttctcctccatctcctccagttCTCTCATCTGTGTCTCTAGCAGTGCTTGCTTggctttctgcttcttcttcaattttttcttcttattttttgacatttttgtgTTAGGGTCAGGCTGGGAGTAGTGCTTGGGTGCTGTGCTCACTGTGGGCATGGCAGAGGAAAGTAGCTGATAAGTTTGAACAAGTGTACACACATGAACATAGAAAGATTCTCAGTACTGGACACAGACAGTATGATGACTACTTTCATATGATAAAagaaattcaattcaattcttaTCTTATTGTAACTGAAATGATAATGGTTAAACCTGAACCCAGAGATACAGGAATAAAACTTATGAGAAATTAGCCACACATGTCCAGTCACACAACAGTCAGGAtgtgttctatttatttacaaCCAAAAATTTATTCTGTCTAACAAGTTTGTATTTCTATAAATCTATGAATCTACAGCTTTCCAGGATTAGAGGGTATGCTAATGTCCCTCGCCAGTATCACCTACCGAGGGAGCCAGGAAGCTTGAGTCCCATCTTCTGCCACTGTGTTGCTTCATACGCCAACTTGCGGATATAagcctcatccacacacaccagGATGTTCTCAGGCTTAATGTCAGTATGGATGATCTGACACTTGGTGTGTAAGTAGTCAAGAGCTTCCAGCACCTGAGGGAGAAACAACATATGAGGGAAAGTTCAGGAAGGGCACACTAAGTGAGAAATTgtggtaaaaagagaaaagacagactTGTACAAAAGAGGATTTGGGATTGGAGTGTAGTGCAGCTGACTGAGAGATCTATAGGGGATTAGAAAGTGACAAGTGAAGTGAGATATACATTGAAAAAGATGTAAGAATTGCTGTGAGAGGGGAGGATTCAGAGTTAGTGTGTGGAGAAACCAAGTGAGAGGTGCTTGAGTTGTGTGTTGCCCTCTGCAGTGTCACTCACCTGTCGTGTAATGCtcttgacattagcaagggggATGCCCTGGTAATTGGAGCGGATGATGAACTTGAGGAGGTTGTGCCCCAGGACCTCAAACACCATGCACACGTGAGTCCCATTAACGCCGCTGATCTTGAAGTCGTCCAGCAACTGAACTGTCTTGTCACGCTTTGGATCATTTTCGTCGGACTCTCGAACCTGTCAGAGGGAAGCAGGACAGTGAGATTGATGGACTTATGGTGTCATGATAAAAAAGTCACACTGTGCCAACTAGGATTACAAATGAGGTCAACCACTGTCTACCAGTCTTTTACAAATAACACAAGGCCTACTGAATATTTTTTTGGGATGCAGATTTGATGTAAAGCCTAAAAATTTATTCTTTCCAGTTGTAATTTGCTTTTCAGTAAATATCTAATTTCACAACAAGAAATATTAAGACTGTCTGCAGCTGTGTTGTTTCTACAGTTCTAtatggaataagaaagaaataatcacaaaaacacctgatacaaaatatatataaaaatcttCTCATGTACAGTATTACATCCTAGTACATTTCCAGTCTTCAATACAATGTGGGAATAAAGACTTCACAAAgttttcaatatcattaattTGTATCATGAAACACAACAATTTGCAGCGACACTAATACTACCAAAATACTGAACTATGAAGAAACTGAAGGGATTTGATAGGCATTTACGAGACACCAGACTGCCTTACTTAACACTTACAAAAATACTGGATACCACACCATCCAGAAAAGTTTCAAGCTAAGAGTTTAATACATGAAATGTCTCAACACCCTAACAATGGCCACCAATGTGAACAACTCCAGAAAACCAGTGTGGGTCAATTACCAAGGAATGAGCCAGGACTTAATGCCACTGGTCTGAATGGCAGCCCTAATGGTGTGCTGGAGCAACTGAAGCCCAAAGCAATCAGAAAATGTCTCGGGAACCACTTACACATTTCAGTAACTTTATTTCATCAAGCGCTGTCTCCGTGTAGTGAGCGGCACTCTTCACCACCTTGAGAGCCACAAACCTCTTGGCTCTGCAACACAAAATTGTATGTTAATGTCAGTGTGGCGTCTATGGTTGGGTGGAGATGAGAGTAGGAAAGGAAGCCACACCAGGAAATGGTAGGGAGGGAACTAATGGATCAGGAAGAGGTGAATGAAGATGGGTTTTAGGTACAgaaaatgtaaacacacacacacacacacacacacacacacacacacacacacacacacacacacacacacacacaagaataattAGAAATCTGACCTACAGTGTAAATGTCAAGCAATCATAAATGGACACCctccttgaagagagagagagagagagagagagagagagagagagagagagagagagagagagagagagagagagagagagagagagagagagagagagagagagagagagagagagagagagagagagagagagagagagagagagagagagagagagagagagagagacttcaatcACTATTATTGAGGTGCTGAATACCATTAAGCAACACAGTATCACAAGGTCttggcagcagcaccaccaccaccaccaccaccaccacctctcctctagcCACACTAACTGAATTAAAGTGGGCTACGAATTAAAACTATCAAGCCTAAATAAATGTTGGTGGCACTAGTAAGAATGTTGGTGGCACTAATGCTAGGTTATCTTCACTGCATGGGGATTTGTTCACATCATTTGTGTTGAGAGGCCTTGATACCAGTGGTGTGAGTGTTGCTTGTGTCACAGCTCAGGCTAATGGAAGGAGGATTTAAAAGTGGGCCATTCATTTGTTATATTCATCCTCTTATGATCAAATGACTAAATGCTGGTgaaaagtaatctctctctctctctctctctctctctcaatgccttCTCTTGTTGTATTGTAAAAAATGTGGATAAAAACATGGATTTAATCTGTTCATTTGTTATGCTTATCCTCTTATGATCTGGTGAGTATTTACTGGCAAAAGACAATCTCTCATAATGCCTATCTTTATTTTGCTAAATATGAACAATTTCACATGCCATCTTGCCCTATACTTTTACTCAATCAGAACatataacgataaaaaaaatagtcctTCCCAATATATACCCAATTTTTCCTAATATGAGTAATTCCACACAATATgaatcaaataaaaacaagcatATTCTATAACTGACCAGGAGGAAATTAAAGTAAGCCCAAGGAACAGCAGTGGAATTTATCATAGCCATTACACTTGTCGTCTCTCAATTCAATACCAATCACAATTACCCATCAAGACTTGGCacaaatgaggaaaggagatcGTGTTGACTTATTCCCTACCCTGACTGCACGAAGACATTGTAAAGCAAGACTAGGGGGcataagtttatttatttatctatttatttatttacatgttttattttatttattctttttttgtgtgtgtggtgcagctTGGATTAGAAGGGCAGGTATGAGAGGTGGGTAGAGAGCTGGGATCTGTGCTAGTCCTGCTgtgaagtgatgatgatggtggtggtgtattggttgTGGTCATAGTTATGGAGGTGAtgagttgtagttgttgttgggaTAGTGGGCGTGAGGGTGGTGTTGCCAGTGTTGTGGTTGCTACTGTTATTgtaagaatggtggtggtggtatggtaacaagaatgatgttggtggtggtgatggtagcagtGACAATGatggcggtaatggtggtggtggtagcagtgacaatgatggcagtaatggtggtggtggtagcggtgacaatgatggtggtggtggtgaagcaacACAGTGAGGCTGAGCTGCCGTGCCCCAATAGTTGCGTGGCACATTATAAAGCATGCAGGTCCTGACGCTGCCCTTCCTTGCCAAGCTGTCTGCCACAACGTGCCactagttgagagagagagagagagagagagagagagagagagagagagagagagagagagagagagagaatgccaaaATAGTGTCATTCACCTTTACTTTCAAACAAAGACTCACAAATAGTACTGAATACGAAATAaagcatgaaggaaagggatggaatTCTTATAAAGTAAGCGAACAACTACAacagtactgatgacgaggtcgctgtgcgactgatacaggataacctagatggagggtaccctggtggccctttgttatcctattatttatgttatgttatatgttatgttactgGCAACAAATAAATAGCGAACCAAGACTAAATCCAGGACAGATCCAAATACTTTCACAGAGTTGGAGAGAATTTAGTAAACATATTTTTGTTCCACAGTAAACAAGAAAAGTCTTTATCCCGTGACAagcatttactattttatcttCACTAACTTGACGGACTAAAGTGTAGCTAAATGTACCGTAGAAATAATTTTGACATTACTATAACTATCTATATGAATGATCTCCATCCATTACTTGAACAAGATAAAAGACATTAAGAAAGGGAAACTACATCACTAGGTCAAAATGCAGCTTCTCAACGCTTCAAACTTATCATCCCttcttatgtaaaaaaaaaaaaagaaagaaagaaagaaaaagaaaaagaaaataaataaataatccacAAATTCGAAACTATGACAGGCAAGACAGAGCCACCACTCCACTACTCACTGCAGGTCCCAGCAGAGCCACACGGTGGAGAAGTGTCCCCAGCCCAGCTTGCGGATCACGTGGTACCTGTTGTAGAAGAGGTCACCGATCTTGACGGGATGGTAGCCACCTGAAACAAACATAACACTCaggttacctctctctctctctctctctctctctctctcacacacacacacacacacacacacacacacacacacacacacacacacacacacacacacacacacacacacacacacacatatttgtgTAAGTATAATATTATCTTCACTCAAGTTGTGAAGTGACGAATTACTCTTTCTTATTCAAATTGTGTATACTCAAGATTCTGGGAAATTGtcgtgatggaaggaaaaggggggagagaggagagaggagagaggagagaggagaggggagagggagtaaCGCCAGATCAAGtcaggggagggagggtaaggaCGAGGTCAGACCTGTCGGCGACACCCACTTAAACCAATGGATgctactcctctcctccctcctccctcctcgcccAGCCTCAcctacattttccttctctaataTAATCATCCTAAGTGTAGCATCCAATTCGCTCGCTATCCTGAAGTTGTGTGCCTCGCAGCGAATCCTGATTTGTGGCCCCGCCTGCACGGCCGGCAGGACTGCAAATAATGGCAGCGCGACACTTTGGGGTGAGTGAGGGCGTGGCCAATTGTtacgaggggaggggaggaatgagTCTGTTGGAATGACGATGGCAACGGCAGACCCTCGGTGGAACAGTGAAAAGAGGAATAACCATAACAGGGCCGAGGCAGTGcacaacaaaaatggttcccaGCACAGCGGTGGATGGGACGGGGACACTGAGCATTGCTGGCACACACAGTGGGGAACACGTGCCAGGAGGACAGGGGAGGAGGCACTCGTGGGGGAACAACTCCCGAGGCTGACACCAGCACTGCGTATCACCACCTACTGACGTGTCCCTGGAGAGTGTTTACCTTTGCCGTAGTCGTCGTTGACAGCCTTCTGTCGCGACACTCTGGATAATGACTTGAGGCGGCGGAGGAGGCTGGGGCGGCGGCCGTCAGGCGTGGTGCAGGGAGAACTGCTGGCCGAGACGGCGTTAGCATCCAGCACCTGCAGCAGTTCACTCTCCCAGTCATTGTCTTTATCTCGGTCTAAGGAGTGTGACTTAACCTTCTGCCCATTACAGCCCGTGTTTGTGGCGGGGCTTGATGGGGCGGAGTCTACGGGAGAGGAATGGGTGACGGTGAGGGAGGGCCACGCACCTCTCCCACCTGGCCCAAACGTCTCTgcatcaccctcctcctccacacacacttccttctgTCGTTTGAGTTTTGAGCCGCGTTTGTCGCCGCCGCTGTTCCGACACAGACTAAGCATCGATTTGAGGGATAACTGCGGCGTCTCTGGCGATGCGAGGACACTGTCCAGGCTGTACTGACGACCCGTGCCGTTCAGTCTGTGCTGCTTGAGAGTTGACGACGCGTTGTTCTTCGGAGTGCCCGCCAGCGGAGACTCTTTCCTGAGGTCATCTGTACGCAGCCGCCACAGGATGTCAAACCTTTCCGAGCACGGGTCATCACTGGAGCTGCTCTGCTTCACCAGGCGGCGGCGGCACTGCTGTCGCAAACCGTCTGGGGTGGAACTACGGCTCTGGTCGCTGGAGCTTTCCCACTCGCCCTTGTGGAGGGCTGGCACGCGCTGGCTGTCCGGCGACACACTGCGACTTTTGCTCAAGTCTGAAGAGCTGCCTTGGTGTTGCAGCATGTGCCGCTTGGGCCGCTGCTTGCTGCTGTCCTCCTGAGACGACGTAGGGGCTTTTTCTTGTGCCTGTAGGCGGGCGCGCCGCTGCTGGGTTAGAGCCTGTGCCTTCATGGAGGTGCTGATTTTCAATTCGGGAGACGGGGTGGAGGACGCCTTCactgtttttttgggggagcCTGTCACCTGAGGAGACGCAAGAGCAGCTGGGGATCTTCTGGCTGCGGCGCCGTCTCCGGTACGCACACTGGAGCATGGTCCACTCGACACGCTAGGCTTGACACTGGTGTTCCCGTCGCCCTTCACGCCCGACCCGGCGCTGGCCTTCCCGGCAGAGTGCGACGAAGGCCGGAGTTTGCCTGAAGGCGAGGCTGAGGAGCGGCGGCTGGGGCGCGTAAGGCGGGACGGCTGAGCCGGCCGCCCTCCTCTGGAGCTACTCATAATGAGGGCGGATCACTTAGTGTTCTGTTCTTCACGGTGGTACAAAGAGCttgcagggcggggcgggggcgcCGCACCTTGGACATGGTGACAAGCAGCCCTGCTGACGACCGGCTGGCACGATACTGAGCCGCGCGTCACCGCTGACCTAGTAGGGGTTCACTCTCGTCCCACATTTTTCCACATCTCTAAGTCAATTTACGAAGGTCACACAGTACCGCTCAGCGATGCAGGTTATTACCGACCTGCCCGCCCCGTTCTGCTGCATCCATGATAATGTCAGCTGAGCCATCTCCTGGACACAGCGTCCTTAGCGGCGCcacacagcaacagcagcaggcgGGGAGTCAGGGTGAGATAATCCTCCAGGTGTCACTTACCCCCGGAATACAACACACCTCACAGAGAGActatcactcaccactcacagcGTCCCACATCCTGCCCTGTCCTCCTCCACGCCTGCAGCCCATCCTGTGTCCCCGCACCACTCGCTGCGTCCCCATGACTACTACTCCTTCACTGTTATTGTCGCTGCTGTCACCATTACAGCCATCACCTGACGTGCTCAGGTGCTCGCCGGGCGGTGTAGGTTCTGTGTCCAGGTAACTGGCGGTATTTGGGATGGTCTCCTTTCAAGAATAAGCTtcatttcatgtgtgtgtgtgtgtgtgtgtgtgtgtgtgtgtgtgtgtgtgtgtgtgtgtgtgtgtgtgtgtgtgtgtgtgtgtgtgtgtgtgtgtgtgtgtgtgtgtgtgtgtgtaggcagcaCACGAAGgcgtccctctttctctccctaaccAGCTACAGGTCCCTCTCATCAGGGTCTTCTTTAACctgcttaacacacacacacacacacacacacacacacacacacacacacacactctctctctctctctctctctctcaggataggACTGTCAAAGCCAAAACAAGCCTCGCTATCATATCAAAATAGAGGCCTCCTTTTCCGGgcgacctccctccctccctccctccttccctcaccaccatcgCAAACATGTCCTCGCCCACACGTGTCCTAAAGATATACACAGTCGTTTCCGTTTCATTCGATTTCGCACGTTTAAAGTAGGAATATAAAGCACAAAAGTCTCGACATTTTGCTGCGATGgtactttttcccctttccttatataaaaaaaaaaaaaaaagaaagaaaagaaaaagaaaaaaaaaaaacgttcctaGTGATGCTTTTGATACCGAGATGGGAGAGATTAGCGGAAATACACATGTGGCTCGCACCGCCATGTCGATCCACAGATAAACCTATATGGACTTGTTTTTCATCTGATTATGGCGGAGACAAGATCTTATCTTAATGGTCATCCCTTAGAAGTCTTTCAGAACACAGGTGGCCACAGGGACACACCAGTAAGCGGCAGTATTTGGTGTGGACGGAAGCCTACACTGAATCTATAATAACATGTAAAATCTGAATTTTCTACACTAAAGGACAGCACAATAAGGCCACGTTGTTTGTCATTTTCTATTCGTCCATCAGCGGAATGTTTGAACCCAATATAGCCTTGTTCTGGGCCAAGCGACATTAAGCCTGCGTGTTGTGTTGGTGGCGCTCTCAGATTAGCGTGGTGGGGATCATGCGGTGCTGCATATGTGGGTCGCGGTGGTGTGGGTGGCGTGGGGCGGTGAGGATTGaagagataaagggaagagaagaaaagaaaaacagaaaagagagaccAATATGGCTTCTGGTTTAACAATACCTCaagggatgaagagagggaaggagaagaggtgaggggaggttaaCCTCTACCTCCCTTTTCATCCTGAGCCCCTCCCCCTAACAGAGGTAGGGGTTGCCGGGGATACGCTGGCAAGGCAAACGtccccacacacaaacaaatgcgATAAACAGTAACAGTAAGAGTATTAATAGCTGAACAGTATAACACGTCGCGGGGCGGGAAGCAAGCAGTGTCGAACCGAGGGCGTAACGGAGCCGCGAGGCCGTCGAGCCGCGCCACACCACGCCGCGGGGCAACACGACCTGTAAGACAAGTAGGC encodes the following:
- the LOC123510257 gene encoding SRSF protein kinase 2-like isoform X3, with product MRKLPLRCSPTPHNVPGVSPPPAPTPPPTAGLSPTPTPPTTPARRLVASRSLGSTSSPPLTPPVSQYSIPPCLPSHQHHAQLPPTPGPPSHRSLPALHAHHVQNDGQSHHSSHPILHGPHPPPPDTHPHHSSHPALLSQSPHSSPPANRPPGHFSHAAALSGHQHPRQLPGLPRHHTIGGVGSGRILPPAPHHEACGAGIVSSTSPVPASPNPQVNSTLVSSLAARPAHVLHSANYKYSLDVPRVNLREARSNTYPPPGTDGSSASQSSSTTSGATSGPGSSGSQNSPSDLYPPPSPRLSPGGAVLGLTGRMSPQVPPTSPAALVPPHSPGPRSSLSSSVSSSCATSPVPRHSPVPRSPVHPPVAFTQSARSSPSPAHASPSHIHASPISRASPLPARGSPTPTVHAGISPVRRKSTISDPGSPLLRRTTRPPLQRSHATAGTDNRDRELEEEEREELLGSDDEEQEDPFDYCKGGYHPVKIGDLFYNRYHVIRKLGWGHFSTVWLCWDLQAKRFVALKVVKSAAHYTETALDEIKLLKCVRESDENDPKRDKTVQLLDDFKISGVNGTHVCMVFEVLGHNLLKFIIRSNYQGIPLANVKSITRQVLEALDYLHTKCQIIHTDIKPENILVCVDEAYIRKLAYEATQWQKMGLKLPGSLVSTAPKHYSQPDPNTKMSKNKKKKLKKKQKAKQALLETQMRELEEMEEKEARQALEACDITTTNTTVLSNDSSLEEPSIEIQTNGQQQQQQQQQQQQQLQQQPQQQQQQQQQQQQQQQKQMQRQQQQQQQQQLEKQKSLEEVPSKAQQEQQPLLLQEGEAKLSQSHPQLHPPPLDQPCLITPTLTLEEEAQQKLEHRKSLAEMCEGDVRPGGAVGLTLDPLMNGHDCPRPVLGRSESEITPDMRLPPEDEEPLHPPALKSSDTKALKHPVFFSDGEEIGTNFTNFNSGNSGGGSGNIGSGGSSGGMRRVASCPDHKSIDHVPDPVHEVCDMKVKIADLGNACWVDHHFTEDIQTRQYRCLEVLLGAGYGAPADIWSTACMAFELATGDYLFEPHSGTDYTRDEDHLAHIIELLGKIPRHIAHSGKYSKEFFDKKGDLKHITKLRPWGMFEVLTEKYEWPEEEARAFSDFLTPMLAFDASERATAGESLKHPWLNS
- the LOC123510257 gene encoding SRSF protein kinase 2-like isoform X2, encoding MRKLPLRCSPTPHNVPGVSPPPAPTPPPTAGLSPTPTPPTTPARRLVASRSLGSTSSPPLTPPVSQYSIPPCLPSHQHHAQLPPTPGPPSHRSLPALHAHHVQNDGQSHHSSHPILHGPHPPPPDTHPHHSSHPALLSQSPHSSPPANRPPGHFSHAAALSGHQHPRQLPGLPRHHTIGGVGSGRILPPAPHHEACGAGIVSSTSPVPASPNPQVNSTLVSSLAARPAHVLHSANYKYSLDVPRVNLREARSNTYPPPGTDGSSASQSSSTTSGATSGPGSSGSQNSPSDLYPPPSPRLSPGGAVLGLTGRMSPQVPPTSPAALVPPHSPGPRSSLSSSVSSSCATSPVPRHSPVPRSPVHPPVAFTQSARSSPSPAHASPSHIHASPISRASPLPARGSPTPTVHAGISPVRRKSTISDPGSPLLRRTTRPPLQRSHATAGVRKTDNRDRELEEEEREELLGSDDEEQEDPFDYCKGGYHPVKIGDLFYNRYHVIRKLGWGHFSTVWLCWDLQAKRFVALKVVKSAAHYTETALDEIKLLKCVRESDENDPKRDKTVQLLDDFKISGVNGTHVCMVFEVLGHNLLKFIIRSNYQGIPLANVKSITRQVLEALDYLHTKCQIIHTDIKPENILVCVDEAYIRKLAYEATQWQKMGLKLPGSLVSTAPKHYSQPDPNTKMSKNKKKKLKKKQKAKQALLETQMRELEEMEEKEARQALEACDITTTNTTVLSNDSSLEEPSIEIQTNGQQQQQQQQQQQQQLQQQPQQQQQQQQQQQQQQQKQMQRQQQQQQQQQLEKQKSLEEVPSKAQQEQQPLLLQEGEAKLSQSHPQLHPPPLDQPCLITPTLTLEEEAQQKLEHRKSLAEMCEGDVRPGGAVGLTLDPLMNGHDCPRPVLGRSESEITPDMRLPPEDEEPLHPPALKSSDTKALKHPVFFSDGEEIGTNFTNFNSGNSGGGSGNIGSGGSSGGMRRVASCPDHKSIDHVPDPVHEVCDMKVKIADLGNACWVDHHFTEDIQTRQYRCLEVLLGAGYGAPADIWSTACMAFELATGDYLFEPHSGTDYTRDEDHLAHIIELLGKIPRHIAHSGKYSKEFFDKKGDLKHITKLRPWGMFEVLTEKYEWPEEEARAFSDFLTPMLAFDASERATAGESLKHPWLNS
- the LOC123510257 gene encoding SRSF protein kinase 2-like isoform X1, with protein sequence MRKLPLRCSPTPHNVPGVSPPPAPTPPPTAGLSPTPTPPTTPARRLVASRSLGSTSSPPLTPPVSQYSIPPCLPSHQHHAQLPPTPGPPSHRSLPALHAHHVQNDGQSHHSSHPILHGPHPPPPDTHPHHSSHPALLSQSPHSSPPANRPPGHFSHAAALSGHQHPRQLPGLPRHHTIGGVGSGRILPPAPHHEACGAGIVSSTSPVPASPNPQVNSTLVSSLAARPAHVLHSANYKYSLDVPRVNLREARSNTYPPPGTDGSSASQSSSTTSGATSGPGSSGSQNSPSDLYPPPSPRLSPGGAVLGLTGRMSPQVPPTSPAALVPPHSPGPRSSLSSSVSSSCATSPVPRHSPVPRSPVHPPVAFTQSARSSPSPAHASPSHIHASPISRASPLPARGSPTPTVHAGISPVRRKSTISDPGSPLLRRTTRPPLQRSHATAGSVRKTDNRDRELEEEEREELLGSDDEEQEDPFDYCKGGYHPVKIGDLFYNRYHVIRKLGWGHFSTVWLCWDLQAKRFVALKVVKSAAHYTETALDEIKLLKCVRESDENDPKRDKTVQLLDDFKISGVNGTHVCMVFEVLGHNLLKFIIRSNYQGIPLANVKSITRQVLEALDYLHTKCQIIHTDIKPENILVCVDEAYIRKLAYEATQWQKMGLKLPGSLVSTAPKHYSQPDPNTKMSKNKKKKLKKKQKAKQALLETQMRELEEMEEKEARQALEACDITTTNTTVLSNDSSLEEPSIEIQTNGQQQQQQQQQQQQQLQQQPQQQQQQQQQQQQQQQKQMQRQQQQQQQQQLEKQKSLEEVPSKAQQEQQPLLLQEGEAKLSQSHPQLHPPPLDQPCLITPTLTLEEEAQQKLEHRKSLAEMCEGDVRPGGAVGLTLDPLMNGHDCPRPVLGRSESEITPDMRLPPEDEEPLHPPALKSSDTKALKHPVFFSDGEEIGTNFTNFNSGNSGGGSGNIGSGGSSGGMRRVASCPDHKSIDHVPDPVHEVCDMKVKIADLGNACWVDHHFTEDIQTRQYRCLEVLLGAGYGAPADIWSTACMAFELATGDYLFEPHSGTDYTRDEDHLAHIIELLGKIPRHIAHSGKYSKEFFDKKGDLKHITKLRPWGMFEVLTEKYEWPEEEARAFSDFLTPMLAFDASERATAGESLKHPWLNS